In a single window of the Streptomyces sp. 846.5 genome:
- a CDS encoding SMP-30/gluconolactonase/LRE family protein, whose protein sequence is MLMQGARYISGTSITLADGWSLERLTPPSRLFGANGLRTGPDGRIYVAQVTGSQISALDVVTGRLETISAKGGEIIAPDDVAFDSRGNLYATEVMDGRVSMRGADGRTRLLRDDLPSANGITVHQDRLFINECRVGGRLMELDPNGGAPRILLENMAMPNAMEVGPDGMLYYPVMGTNDIWRIHPDGGEPERVAGDLGVPDSVKFDSEGFIVSTQVASGEVLRINPRNGERTVLAALTPGLDNCTFVGDRLFVSNFTGEITEILGGGETRTTLPGGFNWPLDMTVGDDGNLYVADGTYFYWLRPDGKGGLQTLGMLFSPGYPGFLRGVTAVGGGEFIVTTSGGQVSRYRPASNESEVLADGLDQLYGVAVAPGGAVVAAEFGTGRVLSIGSGRVEVLASGLNQPLGVAFAPDGACLVSEAGGGRIVAVTGSGASGVDTVVDEMDKPQGILVRGGQLYIVDAGAKTLVAVDLATKVRQTIARELPVGAPPGVTPKPLRGLPPFSGPQGPFAGIAAGPDGTLYLSADAEGSVMALRLQES, encoded by the coding sequence ATGTTGATGCAGGGCGCGCGATACATCAGTGGCACCTCGATCACCCTCGCCGACGGGTGGAGCCTGGAGCGGCTCACCCCGCCGAGCCGGCTCTTCGGTGCGAACGGTCTGCGCACCGGGCCCGACGGACGCATCTACGTGGCGCAGGTGACCGGCAGTCAGATCAGCGCCCTGGATGTGGTGACCGGTCGGCTGGAGACCATCAGCGCCAAGGGCGGCGAGATCATCGCCCCCGACGACGTGGCCTTCGACTCCCGGGGCAACCTCTACGCCACCGAGGTCATGGACGGACGGGTGAGCATGCGCGGCGCCGACGGCCGCACCCGGCTGCTGCGCGACGACCTCCCCAGCGCCAACGGCATCACCGTGCACCAGGACCGGCTGTTCATCAACGAGTGCCGGGTCGGCGGACGGCTGATGGAGCTCGACCCGAACGGCGGCGCGCCGCGCATCCTGCTGGAGAACATGGCGATGCCCAACGCCATGGAGGTCGGTCCCGACGGGATGCTGTACTACCCGGTGATGGGCACCAACGACATCTGGCGGATCCATCCGGACGGCGGCGAGCCGGAGCGGGTCGCGGGGGATCTCGGCGTCCCCGACTCGGTGAAGTTCGACTCCGAGGGCTTCATCGTCTCCACCCAGGTGGCCAGCGGCGAGGTGCTGCGGATCAATCCCCGCAACGGCGAACGCACCGTGCTGGCCGCGCTGACTCCCGGTCTCGACAACTGCACCTTCGTCGGCGACCGGCTGTTCGTCTCCAACTTCACCGGCGAGATCACCGAGATCCTGGGCGGGGGAGAGACCCGGACCACCCTGCCGGGCGGCTTCAACTGGCCGCTGGACATGACCGTCGGCGACGACGGCAACCTCTATGTCGCCGACGGGACGTACTTCTACTGGCTCCGCCCCGACGGCAAGGGCGGCCTGCAGACGCTGGGGATGCTGTTCAGCCCCGGCTACCCGGGCTTTCTGCGCGGCGTCACCGCGGTCGGTGGGGGCGAGTTCATCGTCACCACCTCGGGCGGCCAGGTCTCGCGCTACCGGCCGGCGAGCAATGAGAGCGAGGTTCTCGCCGATGGCCTCGACCAGCTCTACGGCGTGGCGGTGGCCCCGGGCGGGGCCGTGGTGGCGGCGGAGTTCGGCACCGGACGGGTTCTGTCCATCGGGTCGGGCCGGGTCGAGGTGCTGGCCTCCGGGCTGAACCAGCCGCTGGGCGTGGCCTTCGCACCGGACGGCGCCTGCCTGGTCTCGGAGGCGGGCGGCGGAAGGATCGTCGCGGTCACCGGCTCCGGGGCCTCCGGCGTCGACACGGTGGTGGACGAAATGGACAAACCCCAGGGCATCCTGGTCCGAGGCGGGCAGTTGTACATCGTCGACGCCGGGGCCAAGACCCTGGTCGCCGTGGACCTCGCGACCAAGGTCCGGCAGACCATCGCCCGCGAGCTACCGGTGGGTGCGCCGCCGGGGGTCACCCCCAAGCCGCTGCGCGGACTGCCGCCGTTCTCCGGACCGCAGGGACCCTTCGCCGGCATCGCCGCCGGTCCCGACGGCACGCTGTACCTCTCCGCGGACGCCGAAGGCAGCGTCATGGCGCTGCGCCTGCAAGAGAGTTGA
- a CDS encoding SDR family oxidoreductase encodes MSNDLLRLDGRIVIVSGAGGGGIGTTVAAMAARAGATVVAVSRSKENLDQHIGPLAAEGLSVVPVAADASTDEGIATVMEQVGRTEGDLYGLVNVAGGAAPATWMPSVRVTREDWRALFVQNLETMFFMSQAVAAELKSQGRPGSIVSISSISGMNSAPLHIGYGTAKAALVAATRTMAVELAADNIRVNAVAPGVTETPASGTYVDQDAERDRRAIAMGRRGRPEEQAGAVLFLLSDLSSYITGQTVLVDGGLNLKWTHLAADNTSLFLKDESFRAAITA; translated from the coding sequence ATGAGCAATGACCTGCTCAGGCTGGACGGACGCATCGTCATCGTCTCGGGCGCGGGCGGTGGTGGCATCGGCACCACCGTGGCAGCCATGGCCGCACGCGCCGGGGCGACCGTGGTCGCGGTGAGCCGCTCCAAGGAGAACCTCGACCAGCACATCGGGCCGCTGGCGGCGGAGGGCCTCTCCGTCGTCCCGGTCGCCGCGGACGCCTCCACCGACGAGGGCATCGCGACCGTGATGGAGCAGGTCGGACGGACCGAAGGCGACCTGTATGGCCTGGTCAACGTGGCGGGCGGCGCCGCGCCCGCGACCTGGATGCCGTCGGTGCGGGTGACCCGGGAGGACTGGCGGGCGCTGTTCGTCCAGAACCTCGAAACGATGTTCTTCATGAGCCAGGCGGTCGCCGCGGAGCTGAAGTCGCAGGGCCGGCCCGGGTCGATCGTCTCGATCTCGTCGATCAGCGGCATGAACTCGGCGCCGCTGCACATCGGTTACGGCACGGCGAAGGCCGCGCTGGTGGCGGCGACCCGCACCATGGCTGTCGAACTGGCCGCGGACAACATCCGGGTGAACGCCGTCGCGCCCGGCGTGACCGAGACCCCGGCCTCGGGCACCTACGTCGACCAGGACGCCGAACGCGACCGCCGGGCCATCGCGATGGGACGACGCGGCCGACCCGAGGAGCAGGCGGGGGCGGTGCTCTTCCTGCTGTCCGACCTTTCGAGCTACATCACCGGGCAGACCGTCCTGGTCGACGGCGGTCTCAACCTCAAATGGACCCACCTGGCCGCCGACAACACCTCCCTGTTCCTCAAGGACGAGTCGTTCCGCGCCGCCATTACGGCCTGA